TCCACACGATGCAGCGAAGGCAGGCATGGATGCGCGAGTATCTGCTCGAGATGGGGCACGAGCCCCTGCCGTTTATAGGGTCGGCGAGAACGTCCGACGAGATCAGTGCAGTCGCCCAAAGAATCCGCCGCATTCTCGGAATAGCGGACGGCTGGGCAAGCCTGATCTCCACGTGGACCGAGGCACTCTCGGTGTTGCGCGAGGCAGCCGAGGCGGCGGGCATCATGGTGATCATCAACGGCGTAGTCGGCAACAACACCAAGCGGAAACTCGACCCGGACGAGTTCCGCGGCTTCGTCCTCTCGGATGCCCACGCTCCGCTTGTGTTTCTCAACGGCTCGGATGCGCGCTCGGCGCAGATGTTCACCCTCGCGCACGAACTCGTGCACCTGTGGATGAACGAAGGCGGGTTGTTCAACCTGCCGGAGCTTCGAGCGTCCTCGCACAAGATCGAGCAGTTCTGCAACAAAGTCGCCGCGGAGTTCCTGGTGCCGGCGCGGGAACTCAAACGCTTCTGGCCCGAAGTAAAGAGCAACCCCGAACCGTTCCAAGCGATTGCCCGCCACTTCAAGGTCAGCCCGATCGTCGCTGCCCGGCGTGCGCTCGATCTCGGCCTCATCGGATCGCAGGCGTTTTTCGAATTCTTTAACGCCTACCAGGATGACGAACGAAGGAAGGCGGCGGCCAAGAAGGGTGGCGGGGATTTTTACAACAACCAGAATGTCCGGGTTGGAAAGCGCTTCGCCCGGACCGTAATGCACGCAGCCAAGGAGGGACGCCTGCTATATCGCGACGCATACAGCCTGACAGGCCTCAACGGCGCGACGTTCGACAAATACGCAAAAGCCCTGGGTATGAGCGTCTGACATGGCGAAGCGCCTGCGCTACCTCGTCGATGCGAACGTACTCATGGAGGCAAAGCGGCGCTACTACCGGTTCGCTCTGTGCCCGGGTTTCTGGGAATGCCTCGTTTGGCAGCACAAGCAAGGCCTCGTGAGCAGTATTGACAAGGTCCGAAAGGAGATCGAGGAAGGCCGGGACGACCTGACTCAATGGGTCAAGAAAGAATGTCCTAAAACCTTCTTTGCCGAAAGCACCGGCCGGTCAGTGGCACAGGAGTACGGCAAGGCTATGGTCTGGGTCCAGGCGCATGCACGTTACTCCGATGCGGCCAAAGCCAAATTTGCATTGGCTGCGGACGGATGGCTGGTTGCACA
The nucleotide sequence above comes from Planctomycetia bacterium. Encoded proteins:
- a CDS encoding ImmA/IrrE family metallo-endopeptidase is translated as MAEQSISINPELIRWAVARSGRSAATLACTLPKIAEWELGLTQPTLSQLEKLAKKTWTPLGYFFLPEPPEERLPVTDFRTVRDKPIPRLSPNLIDTLHTMQRRQAWMREYLLEMGHEPLPFIGSARTSDEISAVAQRIRRILGIADGWASLISTWTEALSVLREAAEAAGIMVIINGVVGNNTKRKLDPDEFRGFVLSDAHAPLVFLNGSDARSAQMFTLAHELVHLWMNEGGLFNLPELRASSHKIEQFCNKVAAEFLVPARELKRFWPEVKSNPEPFQAIARHFKVSPIVAARRALDLGLIGSQAFFEFFNAYQDDERRKAAAKKGGGDFYNNQNVRVGKRFARTVMHAAKEGRLLYRDAYSLTGLNGATFDKYAKALGMSV
- a CDS encoding DUF4411 family protein translates to MAKRLRYLVDANVLMEAKRRYYRFALCPGFWECLVWQHKQGLVSSIDKVRKEIEEGRDDLTQWVKKECPKTFFAESTGRSVAQEYGKAMVWVQAHARYSDAAKAKFALAADGWLVAHAKVNNLVVVTLEAPAPESRAEVKIPDVCDQFGVKYADTFEMLEAMNTRFTWEPQSRLRLSR